Sequence from the Seonamhaeicola sp. ML3 genome:
CAAGCGTTTTTTTACCTTTCACAATAAAAAACGCCCTTACATTATTTTGAAATGGGCAGAAACTGAGGATGGATTTATAGCGCCCCAAACTAAAGATGAACAAAAGCCCGTTTGGATCACCAATAAGCGCTCTAGGCAATTGGTACATAAATGGCGAGCCGAAGAACAAGCCATTTTAGTTGGCACTAATACGGTTTTGCAAGACAACCCAAGTTTAACGGTTCGTGATTGGACAGGGCAAAACCCTATTAGAATTGTAATAGACAAAGTCAACAAACTTTCTAGGGATTTTAAAATCTTTAATAATGATGCTGAAACCGTTGTGGTTTCAAATGAAACTATCGATTTCAAAAAAAATGTGGGGCAACAAATTTGCGACCTATTATTTGAAGGCAACATCAATTCGGTAATCATTGAAGGGGGCAGTAAAACCCTTCAAACATTTATAGATGAAAATCTTTGGGATGAAGCCAGGGTATTTACGGGAAGTAATACTTTTAAAAGCGGTACAAAAGCACCAAAGTTTTCAGGGAACTTAATTTCTGAAACCAAAATAAATACCGAGATTCTCAAAATTTTTAAAAATGATTAGCACCATTATTTTTGATTTCGGTAACGTATTCATAAACTTAAATGATGCCTACACAATAGACTATATCAAGCATTTTGAATCTTCCGAACATTTTGATGACATCATAAAAACCAATCTCTTGTTTGAAAAAGGAGAAATTTCAAAGGATACTTTTTTGGCAAATTACCAATATTATTTCCCAGAACAATCCAAAGGTGACATTATTAGCAAGTGGAATTCTATCTTAGCAGATTTCCCAAAGCATAGATTAAACTTTTTAAAGGATTTAAAAGAAAACGCCTCTTATAAATTAATCTTGTTAAGCAACACAAACGAAATTCATATCGACTGGATTAAAGAAAACATCCCTTTCTTTGAAGAGTTCAAGAATTGTTTTTACAAATTTTACCTTTCTCATGAAATTAATTTAAGAAAACCTGATGAGAGTATTTTCAAATATGTACTAAACAAAAACAACCTAAATGCTGAATCATGTCTTTTTGTTGACGACAACAAAAGTAATATTGAAACTGCAAAAAATTTGAACTTTCACTCGTGGCACATAAACCCAAAAACCGAAGACGTTTCAACATTATTCAACACTAAAAGTTACTTGTTTTAATTTTTTATTTTGAAAGAACAGGACACTTATCAAACCATAACCTCAATAACTGGAAGCATTTTGTTTAAGGACAAAAACAGTAAATTTATTGGTTATGCCTACCCTGTTGCAAATGAAGATGAGGTTAAGAAGCACATCGAAGCTCTAAAGAAAGAACATCATGCAGCTCGCCATTGGTGTTATGCTTACAGAATTGGCACAGAATCCTTTTTATTTAGAGCCAATGATGATGGCGAACCCAGCAATTCTGCAGGTATGCCCATTTATAATCAAATCCAATCTTTTGATGTTACCAATATTCTAATTGTGGTAGTTCGTTATTTTGGCGGCGTTAAACTTGGTGTTAGCGGACTAATCAATGCTTACAAAACCACAGCTCAACTTACTTTAGAATCATCTACTATTGTTGAAAAAACAATTAATGTCGACTTTTTAGTTTCTTTTGGTTACAAAAACATGAATACAGTAATGCGTATTGTAAAAGAACGAAACTTAAAAATAACCAATCAAAATATGGAAATGGATTGTGAGATTATAATATCGGTAAGAAAAAAAGATGCCGAGGCCACCTATAATAATTTCAATAGACTATACGAAGTAACAATAAAAGCGCTTTAATATAACCTATCTACGACATCCAAAATATACTTTGGAGCTCTAGTTGGTCTATTCGTTTCTTTATCTATAAAAACTAAAGTTGTACTTGCTGTAGTTAAAACTTCACCTTTTTCATTTGTAATTTCATAGTTAAATTCAATCTTAGCGGTTGGCCTGTTTTTAAGTTGAGTTTTTACATTAATTACATCGTCATAACCTGCTGATTTTTTATAATTTATCTTTAAAGAAACAACTGGAAGCATGATACCGTTTTCTTCCATGGATTTGTATGAAATTCCCATCTTCCTAAGCCACTCAATTCGTCCCATTTCAAGGTATAACGCGTAATTACCATGGTATACTACACCCATTTGGTCTGTTTCACCATATCTCACCCTTATTTGTATTT
This genomic interval carries:
- the ribD gene encoding bifunctional diaminohydroxyphosphoribosylaminopyrimidine deaminase/5-amino-6-(5-phosphoribosylamino)uracil reductase RibD, with amino-acid sequence MENHELYIRRCIEIAKNGLGTTRPNPMVGAIIVHNDKIIGEGYTSPYGGSHAEVNAIKSVKNKVLLKASTIYVTLEPCSHHGKTPPCSDLIIRNEIPHVVIGCLDDNELVAGKGVKRLREAGTNVTVGVLENECREHHKRFFTFHNKKRPYIILKWAETEDGFIAPQTKDEQKPVWITNKRSRQLVHKWRAEEQAILVGTNTVLQDNPSLTVRDWTGQNPIRIVIDKVNKLSRDFKIFNNDAETVVVSNETIDFKKNVGQQICDLLFEGNINSVIIEGGSKTLQTFIDENLWDEARVFTGSNTFKSGTKAPKFSGNLISETKINTEILKIFKND
- a CDS encoding HAD family phosphatase — translated: MISTIIFDFGNVFINLNDAYTIDYIKHFESSEHFDDIIKTNLLFEKGEISKDTFLANYQYYFPEQSKGDIISKWNSILADFPKHRLNFLKDLKENASYKLILLSNTNEIHIDWIKENIPFFEEFKNCFYKFYLSHEINLRKPDESIFKYVLNKNNLNAESCLFVDDNKSNIETAKNLNFHSWHINPKTEDVSTLFNTKSYLF
- a CDS encoding YigZ family protein; protein product: MKEQDTYQTITSITGSILFKDKNSKFIGYAYPVANEDEVKKHIEALKKEHHAARHWCYAYRIGTESFLFRANDDGEPSNSAGMPIYNQIQSFDVTNILIVVVRYFGGVKLGVSGLINAYKTTAQLTLESSTIVEKTINVDFLVSFGYKNMNTVMRIVKERNLKITNQNMEMDCEIIISVRKKDAEATYNNFNRLYEVTIKAL
- a CDS encoding thioesterase family protein — translated: MKFDEIQIRVRYGETDQMGVVYHGNYALYLEMGRIEWLRKMGISYKSMEENGIMLPVVSLKINYKKSAGYDDVINVKTQLKNRPTAKIEFNYEITNEKGEVLTTASTTLVFIDKETNRPTRAPKYILDVVDRLY